From the genome of Deltaproteobacteria bacterium:
ACCGTGGCAATCAGTGAGGGCCGGAGCGCAGCGGCAGGCGGCCAAGTCAAATTCATGGCATCATCAAAAAAACCAAATAAATCAGCTGGTTCAAGCAAGAAAAAATCGGCAGCAGGGGCTATCCGGCGACCTACTGTCGGCAAAAACAATATGACTGCCAATAAAATGACATCACGTTCGGCTGCTAAAGTCGTAAAGAAAACGGCTGCCCCGGCAAAGGGAAAGGCCGTGAAGGCCCCAGCCAAGGGGAACAAGGCCGTACCGGCGAAGGCCCAGGGCAAGGTGGTCGCGAAGGCGATGACCTACGAGCAGGTTACGAAGCTTCAGGCGGGCGCTGGAGCCGCCGGGGCTGCCGGCAGCAAGAAGGCGCGTCCGGCGCCATTCTCGTCACCGGATGCGGCCAAGCTTCGCGAACAGAAGCGCAAGCTCGCCCAGATTCTTGGTCCTGAGGAAGAGCAGCAGGATATCTACGACGAAGTCGATATCATGAAGACCTACCTGAAAGAGGTAGGCAACATAAAGCTCTTCACGCCGGAAGAAGAAGTGAAGGCGGCCTCGAAAATCGAGGCCATTACCGAAAAGCTCTACGACACGGTGCTTGTCGTTCCATTCGTCACGCATCTGATCATGTACCGTTCCAGTCTTCTCAAGGAGAAGAAATACAAGGTCTGGGACATGGTGAAATACGACGAGATGATCGACCGTGGCGCCGATGAGGAGGCCGTATCGGAAAAGGTCATCCGCACGGCCACCGTCCTGAAGGCGCTCCACCAGAAGCGCCTCCGGATGATGAAGGAACTTTATGACAAGCGGCTGTCGAAGCAGGCCCGCGAGAAACTGGACAGCCGGTATGACAAGCTGCTCCAGGAACTGCTGGACAACATCAAGAGGCTGAACCTGAACATCGTGTTCGTCGAGGGTATCGTGCGCATGCTGCAGGCGTGGCGGGACGGCAAGCACCGCGACGCAGGCATGCCCGGTATGCTCGTGATCGAAAACGAGACTGCCGCCGAAATGATCCTGCCCCCGGCGCATCTTGAGGTCGGTTATCCGGAGGAGAACCTGAGACGCCTCCTTGTCGAGGTGGAGCGCACCCAGCGGGAGATCAAGTTCGCCAAGGAGGAGTTCGTCAAGGCAAACCTCCGGCTGGTGATCTCTATCGCCAAGAAATACCGCAATGCCAAGGTGTCGCTCACCGATCTCGTCCAGGAGGGCAACATCGGCCTCATGCGCGCCGTGGACAAATACGAATACAAGCGCGGCCTGAAGTTCTCCACCTATGCGACCTGGTGGATCAAGCAGGCCATCAACCGGGCCATTTTCGACCAGTCGCGCACGGTGCGTATCCCGGTCTACATGCGCGAGAACCTGAACAAGCTGAAGCAGGCGCAGAAGAAGCTCTCCAGCGCGTCCGGAGAGCCGCCCTCCATCCACGACATCGCCAAGGAACTGGGCATGCCCGAGGACCGCGTGACCGAGCTGCTCCAGATCGATCTGGAAACGGTCTCGCTGGAAATGTCCGTGGGCAAGGAAGATGACAAGGTGCTCGCCGACCTCATCGAGGACGACAAGGTTCCGCTTCCCGAAGAGGAGATGGTGAACATCTCGCTTGCCGAGGAACTGGACAAGGCGCTGAAGACGCTTTCTCCCCGCGAGGAAAAGATCCTGCGCATGCGGTTCGGAATCGGCGGCACACGGCGTCACACGCTGCTCGAGATTGGCAAGGATTTCGGACTCACCCGCGAGCGCATACGCCAGATCGAGAAAAAGGGCGTCGAAAAGCTGCGTCTTCCGCTCAAGAACGTCAGTTTGCAGGACTTCCTCGAAGAAGGCCTGTAAGACCCGTTCCTCCTTGCCCCGTTTCCCTGAAACCGGTTACTAAGCGGTCCTATGCCCGCTCCAGCCGTCACGACTGCCAATACGGTACCCTACGACGACCTTCACCGGACGCTGGGCTACCTGGACCTGCCTATCTGCTACCGGAAGTGGCCGGTTGACGGTGCGAAAGGCGCTGTCGTGATCGTTCACGGCCTTTCCGAGCATTCGGGCCGGTACCGCCACGTGGCCGAGGCACTGAACGCCCGCAAGCTGTCGGTCTTCGCTCTCGACAACCGTGGCCATGGCCGGACGGGTGGCCAGCGGTGCCATGTGGATGCCTATGACGACTATGTGCGCGACCTGGAGCGGTTCTTCTCGACCGTGGTTGAGCCTGAGCTCAAGGGAACTCCCGTGGCCCTGTTCGGCCATTCCAATGGGGGTCTGATCGCTGCCCGGTTCGTTCTGGCGAATCCGTCGCGTGTCCGGGCGTTGGCGCTTTCCGGGCCCCTTCTGAAGCTCATCAAGGAAGTCCCCCCCTGGAAGCGGATACTGGGAAGCCTGTTCGACAGGTACTGGCCCCGGTTCAAGTTCCCCAATGACCTTGCGCCCGAACAGCTCACGCACGATCCGCTGATGATCGAGGCGTGGATGCGCGATGGCCTGATCGCCCACGAGGTGACGCCGAGATGGTTCAAGGAGTCAGAGCGGGCCAGTGCCGATGCGCTCGCACGGGCACGGGAAATCCGCGTTCCGCTGCTTGTCCAGCACGGCGGGGCGGACCCGCTTACGTCGCCGCAAGCGTCGAGGCAGTTCGTGGCGCACGCTTCCAGCGAGACGAAAGAGTGCCGCATTTATGACGGCCTCCGGCATGAGATTGTCAATGAGATCGAACGGGACCGGGTGATCGCAGAGCTGGCGGACTGGCTGGCGGCAAGGTTCTGACGGCTGCCGGGGCCGTTCGAGGGCGGACAGGGCGGGAATGTCCGGAGGGGGCGGGTCATGCCACGCGGACCGGTACAGGATTTGTCAGGGCAGTGGACGCTGGAGGCGGGCGGCCGCCGTGGCGTTGCGGAAGTGCCGGGTCACTGGCAGATGTCGCCAGGATTCGAGACCCACACCGGCGTCGCCGTATATAGCCGCCAGATACGGATGCCGCCCCGGCGAGAGGGCGAGCGCCGTTTTATCGTGGTTCGTGGCGCGTTCTACTACATCAAAGTGACCTTCGCGGGGGCCGTGCTGGGCACGGCGGAAGGCTACTTCATGCCCCATGCGTTTGAACTGCCTGATGGGGTAGACGAGGGCGAACTGCGGATCGAACTCAACTGTCCGGTTGAACGGGACAAGAACGCCAAGCGGATGATCACGGGGGTCTTTTCCCACTGGGATTGTCTGGACCCGGACAAGAATGCTGGCGGCCTGTGGCTTCCGGTGGAAATCCACCGCACCGGAATCGTCCGTATCCGGAATGCGACGGTCCTGACTCATTCCATTGATCCGGAGAAGGGCGAAGCAGAGGTCGAGCTGCTCTGGGAACTGGATTCGATCCTGATGGGGGCAGGGCGGATCGAGGCAGTATTGACGCCAGAGGGGTTTGCCGGTGATCCGGTCCGGATCGAAGCGGTTGTCGCCCTGCCTGCCGGACGAGACATCGGATCGTCAGGACGGGTGAAGGTCACGGGCATTCATCCCTGGTGGACCCGTGAGATCGGCGAGCCCCGCTGCTACCGGGCGGCGGTCACGATCCATTACGAGGGGACGGTTTCCGACCGGGTGGAGTTCACCACCGGATTCCGCACGTTCCGGTTCGACAACTTTATCGCATACCTGAACGGACGGAGGTTCTTCGTCCGGGGTTCCAACTATCCGCCCGGCGATGTGCGCATCAGCCGGATGAACCGGAAACGGTGCGAGCGGGATATCGAACTGGCGCTCCAGTGCAACTTCAACATGCTGCGTGTCCATGCGCATGTGGACCACCCGGAGCTGTACGAGGCCGCCGACCGGGCGGGGCTGCTCATCTGGCAGGACATGCCGCTCCAGTGGCTCTATGTGCCGGAGGCAGCACCTGAGATCGTTCGCCAGTCGGAGGAGATGGTCCGGCTCCTGGGCTCCCATCCGTCGGTCTCCGTCTGGTGCATGCACAACGAGCCCATCCATATCGTCGATACCAAGGAAACCCGCTGGACGGAACTGGGCAAGACCGTCTTTTCCCTCATGGTATTTTCGCGCAACCGCGAAGTCACCGCCAGCCGGAGCCGGCGGCATGTGCGGGAACTGGACCCAACACACCCTGTCGTGCGCAGTTCCGGGGAGATGACGCCGTTTTCTGGCGGCGAGGACGTCCATCTTTACTGGGGCTGGTATCCGTTTTTCGGCCGGAACATGCGCGGCCTGGAGCGTTTGCTGAACCTCATGCCCCGTTATGCCCGGTTCATCACGGAGTTCGGCGCGCAGTCCACTCCGGAGCCAGAACATGCCCGCACGTTCATGGGCGATGATATCCGCAAGGTGGACTGGAAACGGATGGAGCGGAACTTCCACCTTCAGGACGAATTCCTGCGGTGCTGGCTAAAGCCGGAAGCATTTGAATCGTTCGAGGCGCTCTACGAGGCGAGCTGCGCCTGGCAGTCCTGGGTTCACCGCTATTACATTGACCGCTACCGCCGCCGGAAATATCACCCGGCTGGTGGCATTCTCCAATTCATGTTCCTGGACTCGGAACCCTGCATCCAGTGGACCGTGGTGGATGATCGCCGGGTGCCGAAGCTGAGCTACTACAGGCTCGCTGATGCCTTCCGGCCCACCTATTTTTTTGCGCTGGCGGAGCAGGACTACCGGAAGGGGCGGGGGAGGATCCCGCTTTTCTGGGTGAACGACCGTCCGCAGCCGGTGGAAGGTCAACTCTCGGCCGTGCTGACGGGGCCGTCCGGCGAGGTAAGCCGCATACTGGACCGGAAACTGACGCTCCCGGCCGATTCCGAATGCGAATGGCTGCTTGATGTTCCGGTGCCGGGTGCCCCCGGCATGCATACGCTGACGCTCACGCTGGATGACGGACATGGCCGGCTCGAAAATGTCTACAGCTTCGAGGTCAAATGAGCTCCCGGGTGATTGCGCTGTGCATGCTGGCAGCGGCGTGGATGTCCGTCGCCTGCACACCCGCCCGTGATCCGCATACGCTGATTGTCAATATCGGCACCGAACCGCCGTCGCTCGATCCGGCGCGGGCGACGGATCATGTATCGTTCAATGTCATTGCGAACCTGCTGGCAGGGCTCGTGGAGTATGGTCCAGACTATTCACCCGAACCGGCGATCGCCGAACGGTGGGATATCCTCGACGGCGGCCGGTTGTACCGCTTTCACCTGAGGGAAGACGTGCGCTGGTCGGACGGCATCCCGCTGACGGCCCATGACTTCGAGTATTCCTGGCGTCGGGTTCTCGATCCGGATACCGCTTCTGACTATGCCTATCTGCTCTATGACATCGAAAACGCCCGTGAGCTGAACCAGCGGGAAATGGCCGGGATGGAAAAACTGGGAGTCCGGGCCGTCGATGACCGGACCTTCGAGGTCCGGCTCCGGAACCCCGTGGCCTACTTCCTTGCCATCTGCGCCTTTGAAATTACCTGGCCTGTCCGCCGCGACGTGGTGGACCGGGGGCCGGGATGGACGGAAGCGGGGCGATGGGTCTCCAGCGGTCCGTACCTGCTGAAGGAGTGGAGGCACGACTCCCATCTGGTGCTGGAGGCAAACCCCCACTATTTCGCCGGCGAGGCGCCCGTGAAGCGCGTGCGGCTGATCATGGTCAATGATCCGACGGCCGGGCTGGCCCTGTTCGACCGGGGCATGCTCGATATCATCGACAACTACTCGCTGGCCGGAATCGACGTGCGGGAGATGTCACGTCATCCGAACTACCGCCGGGTGCCGCAGCTCCGGGGCTACTACTACGGGTTCAACACCACGCGTCCACCGGTTGACGATGTGCGTGTCCGCCGGGCCATCGGACATGCCATTGACCGGACTGTATTTGACCGGGTGCTTCTTTCCGGGGAACGGGGTGCCACAGGCTGGATCCCGCCCGGCATGTTCGCTCATAACCCGGCCGCGGGTCTTCATTATGATCCGGAACGGGCACGGGCACTTCTCGCCGAGGCCGGATATCCCGGCGGCAAGGGGATGCCGCCCATCGAACTCCATTTCAATAACAGCGACCTCCATCTGCTGGTAGCGCAGGTGGTACAGGCGGTTCTCAGGCGCGAACTGAACATTCAGGTACAACTCCGGGCCGTCGAATGGAAAGTCTACCTGAACGAACTCCGCGAAGACCCGCCCGCCATGTACCGGATGGGGTGGGGCGCGGACTATCCGGATCCCGACAATTTCATGAACCTCTTTACCGCCGCATCCGGCAACAACTTCACCCGTTGGGGTGATGCCGGATTCGACCAGCTGATCGCCGAGGCGTCCATGAACCCCGACCCGGAGAGCCGCCGCGCCCATTACGACCGCTTGCAGGAGATACTGCTGGTGGAGGCGGCTGCGATTATCCCGCTGTTCGTTACGTCTGAGAACACGGTCTTTGCCGATGGGGTCGAGGGGTTCAGCTACGACGGCTTTGCCCGCCTGAAACTGTTCCCTGTCCGGTTTGGCCCCGGCCGGAAAGCGGGAGGACGTATCCGGTGAGACAGGTCGCACTTCGCCGCCTTCTTTTCCTGCCATTGCAGCTGCTCGCGGTGGCGAGCGTCTGCTTTTTCCTGCTCCGTGCGGCGCCGGGAAACCCCTTTGAAGGAGAACGAAAGCTCCCCGAAGCCGTCCTGAAGAACCTGGAGGAACGCTACCACCTGTCCGGTCCCTGGTACGAGCAGTGGTGGGCTTTCGTGGGCGGGACGCTCACGTTCGATTTCGGCGTTTCGCTCAAATACCGCGACCGGCCGGTCCGTTCGATCATCGCCGAGGCCGCGCCAGTGTCATTTGCCCTGGGTTCCCTCGCCTTCGTGTTCGGGCTTGGGCTGGCGGTTGTGGCCGGGGTTGCCGGGGCGGCGCTGTCGGCGGACGTGCGCCTGAAGTTCGTGGACCGTCTGGTGATGACCAAGGCGTCGCTGCTCATTGCCGCGCCGAAATTCCTGCTGGGCGGACTTCTGGTTTATCTCTTTTCATTCAGGCTCCGGTGGCTGCCGCCCGCCCAGTGGGGGGATATTTCCCAGGTGATCCTGCCGGTGCTGACGCTCGCGCTCCCGGTGGCCGGGAGCCTGACGCTCCTCATCCGCAACTCCATGCTGGAAGTCCTGCAGAGCCGGTATGTCCAAACCGGCAGGGCCAAGGGGCTGGGCCAGTTGCGGCTGGTTGCCCTGCACGCGCTGCCGAACGCCATGCATGGTGTCCTGTCCTATCTGGGGCCGGTGTTTGCCACGCTGCTGACGGGCAGTTTCGTCGTGGAAAAGATATTCGCCGTGCCGGGTATGGGCTGGCAGTTCGTCGCCTCGGTGATGGACCGGGACTACACCACGGTGCTCGGAGCGAGCGTCTTTTTTGCCGCGGTTCTGGTTCTGGCAAACCTCGTCGCCGACCTCGCAGCCGCCTGGATAGACCCCCGTTCGGGCGAGATTCCGGGGGAGGACGTGGCATGAAAGGCTGGCTCACCGCGGCAGGGGTCATTTTCGTGGCGGGACTGCTCGCGCCCCTGATCGCGCCGCATCCGCCGTCCGGGCTGTTCGAGGAGCGGGTCCTGCTGAGTCCCGGCCCGGCGCACTGGATGGGTACCGATGAACTGGGCCGCGACCTCCTGAGCCGTGTCGTCTATGGAGCACGGGTATCGATCGCCGTGGGGCTGATCGGCGCGGCGACGACCCTTTTGCTGGGCGGGCTTGCCGGAATCCTGGCGGGACTTGCGGGTCGTGATGCTTCGGAGTGGTCGCTCCGGGGGATTGATCTCTTTATCTCAATCCCCGAACTTCTCATTGTCGTCCTGCTGGCCCAGATTCTCGGCAGCAGTGTCTGGGGCGTCGGCGCTGCCATCGGCCTTGTTAGCTGGCCCAAGGTGGCGCGGCTCTTTCATGGAGAAACGCGCAAGCTCCGGCACGAGGCGTTCGTCGAATCTGCGCGGGTGGCGGGTGCCGGCACGGCGCGAGTGGTATTCCGCCACCTGTTGCCGAATCTGCGCTCGACGGCCATTGTCGTTTTCTCGCTTCTGGTCGCATCCAGCATGCTCACCGAGAGCGTCCTGTCGTTCATCGGGCTTGGCATCAATGACCCGTTCGACCCTTGGGGAACCAGCTGGGGGACGCTCGCCTCGGCCGGATGGAGGGCCATCCGGGGCTACCCGCACCTGTTCTTTTTCCCCTCGGCGGCGGTGGCCCTGACAGTCTTTGTGATGAACTCCCTTGGGGAGTCCTTCCGGCGCCACCTGGAGCACCGGGAGCGGCGTGTGGGATAGGCCCGGTGTCCCCTTGACTTAGCCCGTCAAAACCCTATCTTAGCGGCCCGTCACGGGGTATCTGGCCCTTCGGATGGCGGCAAAGGATAGGATCGTATGGCGCGCGTAACTGTCGAAGATTGCATCGAAAAAGTCCCTAACCGGTTCGAGCTGGTCAAGCTCGCCTCCCGCCGCACGAAGGATCTCCTCCGGGGCAGCGATTCGGCTGTCGTGAATGACGACAACAACAAGGAAGTCGTGCTGGCGCTCCGCGAGATCGCCGCTGGCTGCGTAAGCATCAAGCGCGAGGGCCCCGAGGGCCAGTAACCATCTGCGGTTCGCGTGAAGTCCCCGGTCATTGCCAAAGGCGCCGCCATTATGGTGGCGCTTTGTGCTTTTTTACTGTCTGTTGCCCGGGCTGATGACGATGCCCGCCGCCAGTCACGGGAAACATCCGTCGTCAGGGTGTTCCGGCAGGCGTCACCGGCGGTGGTGAACATCCGGGTCCGCGGCGAGCGGATCGAGCGCGACCCGTTTTTTTCGAGCCCGTTCGGTTCGCTGTTTCCCGAGTTCGGCGGTTTCGGTTTCCGCCGGGAGTTCCAGAGCCTGGGAACCGGGTTCGTGATTGATGGCCGGGGTCACCTGCTGACCAATGCCCATGTGGTCGAGCGTGCCACCCAGATCGTGGTGAAACTGTCCGATGACCGGGAGTTCCCGGCTGAGCTGGTAGGGGCCGATTCGGACCGCGATCTTGCCGTTCTCAAGATTGACGCCCCGGTGCAGCTTCCCGCCGTAACGCTGGGCCGGGCCGATGACCTGATGATCGGCGAGACAGTCATAGCCATCGGCAATCCTTTCGGCCTCTCGCACACGCTTTCGACGGGTGTCCTGTCGGCCGTGGGCCGGACCATCCAGGCGCGGGACAAGTCTTTCTACAATTTTCTTCAGACTGACGCACCGATCAATCCGGGCAATTCGGGCGGACCTCTGCTCAACATCCTGGGTGAGGTGATCGGCGTCAACACGGCGGTTCATGGCGAGGCCCAGGGTATTGGCTTTGCCATACCGATTGATGATGCCCGCCGGGTATTCGATGATCTGATCGCATTCGGCCAGGTGATCGAACCGTGGATTGGCCTCCAGATGCAGGAGCTCACGCCTGAACTGGCCGAGGCTCTCGGCCATGACGGACGAGGGGCCATTGTCGTGGACGTGGTGAAGGGTTCCCCGGCGGAAGCAGCCGGTTTCCGTTCCCGGGATATCCTGGTTTCTCTGGCGGGGAAACCGGTCCGGAATCTCAATGACTACACGGCCATCATGCGTTCGCTGACCGGTGGGCAGGTGGCGCCCGTCAGGATCGTGCG
Proteins encoded in this window:
- a CDS encoding sigma-70 family RNA polymerase sigma factor; the protein is MKAPAKGNKAVPAKAQGKVVAKAMTYEQVTKLQAGAGAAGAAGSKKARPAPFSSPDAAKLREQKRKLAQILGPEEEQQDIYDEVDIMKTYLKEVGNIKLFTPEEEVKAASKIEAITEKLYDTVLVVPFVTHLIMYRSSLLKEKKYKVWDMVKYDEMIDRGADEEAVSEKVIRTATVLKALHQKRLRMMKELYDKRLSKQAREKLDSRYDKLLQELLDNIKRLNLNIVFVEGIVRMLQAWRDGKHRDAGMPGMLVIENETAAEMILPPAHLEVGYPEENLRRLLVEVERTQREIKFAKEEFVKANLRLVISIAKKYRNAKVSLTDLVQEGNIGLMRAVDKYEYKRGLKFSTYATWWIKQAINRAIFDQSRTVRIPVYMRENLNKLKQAQKKLSSASGEPPSIHDIAKELGMPEDRVTELLQIDLETVSLEMSVGKEDDKVLADLIEDDKVPLPEEEMVNISLAEELDKALKTLSPREEKILRMRFGIGGTRRHTLLEIGKDFGLTRERIRQIEKKGVEKLRLPLKNVSLQDFLEEGL
- a CDS encoding lysophospholipase; this translates as MPAPAVTTANTVPYDDLHRTLGYLDLPICYRKWPVDGAKGAVVIVHGLSEHSGRYRHVAEALNARKLSVFALDNRGHGRTGGQRCHVDAYDDYVRDLERFFSTVVEPELKGTPVALFGHSNGGLIAARFVLANPSRVRALALSGPLLKLIKEVPPWKRILGSLFDRYWPRFKFPNDLAPEQLTHDPLMIEAWMRDGLIAHEVTPRWFKESERASADALARAREIRVPLLVQHGGADPLTSPQASRQFVAHASSETKECRIYDGLRHEIVNEIERDRVIAELADWLAARF
- a CDS encoding glycoside hydrolase, coding for MPRGPVQDLSGQWTLEAGGRRGVAEVPGHWQMSPGFETHTGVAVYSRQIRMPPRREGERRFIVVRGAFYYIKVTFAGAVLGTAEGYFMPHAFELPDGVDEGELRIELNCPVERDKNAKRMITGVFSHWDCLDPDKNAGGLWLPVEIHRTGIVRIRNATVLTHSIDPEKGEAEVELLWELDSILMGAGRIEAVLTPEGFAGDPVRIEAVVALPAGRDIGSSGRVKVTGIHPWWTREIGEPRCYRAAVTIHYEGTVSDRVEFTTGFRTFRFDNFIAYLNGRRFFVRGSNYPPGDVRISRMNRKRCERDIELALQCNFNMLRVHAHVDHPELYEAADRAGLLIWQDMPLQWLYVPEAAPEIVRQSEEMVRLLGSHPSVSVWCMHNEPIHIVDTKETRWTELGKTVFSLMVFSRNREVTASRSRRHVRELDPTHPVVRSSGEMTPFSGGEDVHLYWGWYPFFGRNMRGLERLLNLMPRYARFITEFGAQSTPEPEHARTFMGDDIRKVDWKRMERNFHLQDEFLRCWLKPEAFESFEALYEASCAWQSWVHRYYIDRYRRRKYHPAGGILQFMFLDSEPCIQWTVVDDRRVPKLSYYRLADAFRPTYFFALAEQDYRKGRGRIPLFWVNDRPQPVEGQLSAVLTGPSGEVSRILDRKLTLPADSECEWLLDVPVPGAPGMHTLTLTLDDGHGRLENVYSFEVK
- a CDS encoding peptide ABC transporter substrate-binding protein, which encodes MSSRVIALCMLAAAWMSVACTPARDPHTLIVNIGTEPPSLDPARATDHVSFNVIANLLAGLVEYGPDYSPEPAIAERWDILDGGRLYRFHLREDVRWSDGIPLTAHDFEYSWRRVLDPDTASDYAYLLYDIENARELNQREMAGMEKLGVRAVDDRTFEVRLRNPVAYFLAICAFEITWPVRRDVVDRGPGWTEAGRWVSSGPYLLKEWRHDSHLVLEANPHYFAGEAPVKRVRLIMVNDPTAGLALFDRGMLDIIDNYSLAGIDVREMSRHPNYRRVPQLRGYYYGFNTTRPPVDDVRVRRAIGHAIDRTVFDRVLLSGERGATGWIPPGMFAHNPAAGLHYDPERARALLAEAGYPGGKGMPPIELHFNNSDLHLLVAQVVQAVLRRELNIQVQLRAVEWKVYLNELREDPPAMYRMGWGADYPDPDNFMNLFTAASGNNFTRWGDAGFDQLIAEASMNPDPESRRAHYDRLQEILLVEAAAIIPLFVTSENTVFADGVEGFSYDGFARLKLFPVRFGPGRKAGGRIR
- a CDS encoding ABC transporter permease codes for the protein MRQVALRRLLFLPLQLLAVASVCFFLLRAAPGNPFEGERKLPEAVLKNLEERYHLSGPWYEQWWAFVGGTLTFDFGVSLKYRDRPVRSIIAEAAPVSFALGSLAFVFGLGLAVVAGVAGAALSADVRLKFVDRLVMTKASLLIAAPKFLLGGLLVYLFSFRLRWLPPAQWGDISQVILPVLTLALPVAGSLTLLIRNSMLEVLQSRYVQTGRAKGLGQLRLVALHALPNAMHGVLSYLGPVFATLLTGSFVVEKIFAVPGMGWQFVASVMDRDYTTVLGASVFFAAVLVLANLVADLAAAWIDPRSGEIPGEDVA
- a CDS encoding ABC transporter permease, which encodes MKGWLTAAGVIFVAGLLAPLIAPHPPSGLFEERVLLSPGPAHWMGTDELGRDLLSRVVYGARVSIAVGLIGAATTLLLGGLAGILAGLAGRDASEWSLRGIDLFISIPELLIVVLLAQILGSSVWGVGAAIGLVSWPKVARLFHGETRKLRHEAFVESARVAGAGTARVVFRHLLPNLRSTAIVVFSLLVASSMLTESVLSFIGLGINDPFDPWGTSWGTLASAGWRAIRGYPHLFFFPSAAVALTVFVMNSLGESFRRHLEHRERRVG
- the rpoZ gene encoding DNA-directed RNA polymerase subunit omega → MARVTVEDCIEKVPNRFELVKLASRRTKDLLRGSDSAVVNDDNNKEVVLALREIAAGCVSIKREGPEGQ
- a CDS encoding trypsin-like peptidase domain-containing protein, with protein sequence MKSPVIAKGAAIMVALCAFLLSVARADDDARRQSRETSVVRVFRQASPAVVNIRVRGERIERDPFFSSPFGSLFPEFGGFGFRREFQSLGTGFVIDGRGHLLTNAHVVERATQIVVKLSDDREFPAELVGADSDRDLAVLKIDAPVQLPAVTLGRADDLMIGETVIAIGNPFGLSHTLSTGVLSAVGRTIQARDKSFYNFLQTDAPINPGNSGGPLLNILGEVIGVNTAVHGEAQGIGFAIPIDDARRVFDDLIAFGQVIEPWIGLQMQELTPELAEALGHDGRGAIVVDVVKGSPAEAAGFRSRDILVSLAGKPVRNLNDYTAIMRSLTGGQVAPVRIVREGKPADIRLKPVVMTLAEAGRVFAERTGLVVEDIPAALRRRNPKLAGVSVRSVARGSPAERIGFQPGDIVFRINNRSVPDLKGLQELLRGSLNRSSVYVHGARGNQLFGVVLPLG